Sequence from the Flavobacterium sp. TR2 genome:
ACTCTTTGATTTTCTTAAGGTCTTTAGATTTTCTCCCACAATTTTATTCATAATCAATGTCTTAAAATAAATTCAAATATAAGAATTTATTTACAATTATTCGAATTTAGGTTTTTAATAACCGATTTTCGACTAAGCATCATTTAGCATTGTTCCTAATTTTATATAAACAGCAAGATTATGATTTTTAGACCTGGCATTCAAATATTTATACTGTCTATAAAAACTCTTGCAAACAAATTTCACCAATAAACCTTACCAAAAAATGAACCTTAAACTTACCCGAAGTGCAAAAACCTTGTTGTTTTTCATTATTATTGCCTTTACAGGCTGTGAGAAAGAAAATGTTGCCGAAGACCAAACAATTAGCCAAGAAAAGACAGTTTTTGAAGCAAAAAAATGGCTAGAAAATACTGAAACCCAATCATCAATATTAGAGCATTCCAAACAAATCGACTGGAACAATGCAATCGTGACTGATGGGGCAAAAGGTAAAGTGGTGGAGGTACCGCTTATTTTAGAAGACAATTTAACGTTAAAAATGAATGACGACCTAGAAGCGAAGTCCTTCCACAGGCTGGTTTTTAGACCCGAAGCCAACGGCAGCTTCAAAGTTTCGGATGTAATTTTCTTTACAAAAGACCAAAATTTTGACAACACCAATAAAGAAATCAACTTTTATACGGTAGATAAAAAATTTAACGGTACTATTATGGTGGTCAATTCTAAAAATGAAGTGGCACTACCAAGAGAATATGAAAAAGGAAAAGAATTACTAAAACCAACTAAGAATAATGTAACAGCAAAAGCGCCATATAGCACGTGCCTTTTTCTAGGCTGGTATACGGGCAGTGAAGGAAACAAACGCTTTACTCCTATAACGATGATTGGATGTTACGGATCAGGAGATTCAGATGATTATGGAGGCCCACATGGTGGCAGCGGTGGTGACGGCAGTACCAGAACCCCAAATACAGTCGAAAATAATATTGAGAAAAAAATAGACGATTCAAAACTTGATCCTTGCCCAAAAGCTGTTATGGAACAATTAAAAAGCGGAACAAATTATGACATCGCAGAAATACTGCGAATCTTAGGCGCAAGTAGTATTTATAATGTAAATATGGTGATGAAATCTACAGTTGGGAAAGGTTACGCTGAAACACAAAAACTTTCTACATATAATTATGAAATTAGGATTGACAGAGACAAATCTACCGATGGAACAAAGCTTTACAAGGCTACAGTTTTAATTCATGAAGTAATTCATGCCTTTTTTTTGAGCATTGTTGACGATTACAACAGTACTCAATCAACAACACTAGCTTCTTTCCCAGAATTATTTGAAGTATATGTAAAAAAGGAGCATTCAGCTAGTAAAGACAAACAAGATGCACAGCATAAAGAAATGGCTGACAAATATGTTAATGCTATGGCAGGTGCATTACAGGAATATGATGACAATTCTACCGTGCCCTATCAGGTTTATAAAGATTTGGCATGGGGAACTTTAAAAGATGCCCCAATATTTGATGCTACATTTCCTTCGGGAAGTGCTGATAACATTAGGATTATCAATAGAACCAATGCCGAAGCTACTGGTCATGCAATAGCGCAAGGAACTCCATATGAACAAAAGCCAGTAGGGAAATCATGTAATTAAATCACAAGAAAATGAAAAATATTTGTATTGCGTTACTTTTCGGTTTCATGAGTTGCTCATTATTTAAAAAAAATGATCATAACGAAGTTGCAAAAAAAGAAGATTTAAACATTCTAAGTAATAAAATAGACAGTTTAGAGACAACTGCTGATGTAATTGAATTTGCCAAAACAGTCAATCCAAAATTTAAAAGCTATAGGGCTGGAAATATGAGAATTAAATCCACAGATTCAATAGCTAACGATTTAAATTGCAATGGTATATTCAAAAAATGGAATGTTTTAAATTGGGAAAAAAAAGACTTGAATAATGATGGCAAAACAGATTTAATCTTTCACGCATATTGGTATAATAATTACTATCCTTATGCAATTATGGATATGGGCAGTAATGTCTTTAAATTATTTGGATTCTCAACAGGATCAATAGATGACTGTGAATTCATTAAACCGTTTAAAATTGGAAATAGTAACGAACTGCATTTCTTACATTCAAAATCAATTCCGAATAATGGGTTCACCGATTTACCAAGAGTCATGCAAATTGACACTCTAACTTATAAATTTAATGACTTTATTGAGATAAATACTGGCAATAAACTTCGATATGATGTTATATCCATAGAAATAAATACAAATGGTTGTTTTGGAGATTGTCCTTCCTATGACTTAAAAATTAACCAAGATGGGCAAGCAGATTTTAAAGGGAAAAGTTTTATGAATTTTGAAGGAAGTTCAACAAAAAAAATTGCCTTATCTTATTTTACAGAACTTGTCAAAATATTAGAATACATTAAAGTAAAAGAACTTAATAATAATTATGATGTCGATTGGACAGATAGCCAAACTACTATTCTAAAAATAACTTTTTCCGATGGGAGTGTTAAAGAAATTAGAGATTATGGAATGCAAGGCACCTTTGGTTTACGTTTGATCTATTCTAATTTATTTAAAATTGCAAGTGCAACAAATTGGGAATAGCTTTTTTACATTTAAAATGTATCAAGATTTTATAAGTTTTAGAAAATAGCAGAAAAAAATACAACTAAGCTTTAGAAAAGATGAAAAACTACTTTTTTTGCTCACTCATATTACTGCTAACAGTAAATTTTTCAGCCTCTTTGTCTGCACAGAAAAAAAAGGATAAATACGAAGCCCTCAACACTTATTTTGAAACAATTGTAAAAGACACCGCACAAACAATATATGTTGCAAAGGAAAAAATAAATTCTAATGAAACTTTAACCATCTTCGAGTCAAATGTCAAAATGATTAATGATCCAGTGAATAATTGCAAAGCATACACTAAATTATTTAATTGGAGAGATTTTGAAAAAATGAAGAAGAAATACAAAAATACTTGCACACCAAGTGAAAGAGTCTGGTGGTGCAGTAACGCTTTTTGGGAGACTAATGATTTTAAATATAAAAAGGTTCTTTTAGAAAGTATGAATACGGTTAAGAATCAAGAATATCTTACGTATAAATACCACGGCAGAGTATATGCATTTTCTGAGCCTATTTATTATCAAAACAAAAAATATCTTGTTTTTACAGCAGAAGCATTATTTATGTCAGGAGCAAGAATAACTATTGTAATAATGGAAAAAGTAAAAAGTAAATGGACTGTAATGTCTGAATGGTCGAATCCTTATTTATACAATTAATCAGTTTAGCCAAAACCAAGGCTTCATATAGGCAAAAAGACAATGTGAAGTTCTAATACATCCCATCAAAACACACAAAGTCATGATTGAAATTTTTAAAGGCTCTTATATGGAAGCGATGAATATTAAAAATTTATTAGAGAATAACGGCATTTCAGTTTTTACCGCCAATGAATATATGTCAAATATCCAGCCGTGGTCTGTTTCTGCTGGAGGCAATGGCGCTGCAATTTTAAAAGTACTTGAAGAAAATTTGGCAAAAAGCAAAAAAATAATTGACGCTTGCAATGAAGGAGAATACGATTTTAATGTGTAATTTCAATCTAAATCCTACAATACAAACCTTTTGAAATGGAAAATAATCTATCTGTTTTCCTATAAACAAAAGCCTCACGATTTCTTGATTATAAATACTACTTTTGACTTTTTAGAGTTAAAGTATTTATGTTGAAAAAATTACTGTTTTTGACGGTTTTCTTCTGGTTTTCTGCGCTTCAGGCTCAGGAGACCGAATCGCTGTACAAAACCAAAAAAGTAATCGTTTCAAAAGACACTATCCATCTCGAAAAAGTGGCCATCAACTCTGGTTTTTTCCAAATTCTGAATACTAGAAATGAACCAATCGATTCGACTTCTTACAAGGTTGATTTTCAAAAAGGTTTTCTTCTTCTAAATGAAAATTTCCAATCGGTTTCAGATACTTTAATTGTCAATTATCTCAATTATCCAGATCTCTTAACGAGAGAATATAGTCTTTACAAATCGGATCAGATTGTGAGCGGTGATGTTGGAACAGACAAATTGTACCGAATAGATAACGCTTCAAACGCCAAAAAAGCAACGCCTTTTGAT
This genomic interval carries:
- a CDS encoding DUF6438 domain-containing protein; this translates as MKNICIALLFGFMSCSLFKKNDHNEVAKKEDLNILSNKIDSLETTADVIEFAKTVNPKFKSYRAGNMRIKSTDSIANDLNCNGIFKKWNVLNWEKKDLNNDGKTDLIFHAYWYNNYYPYAIMDMGSNVFKLFGFSTGSIDDCEFIKPFKIGNSNELHFLHSKSIPNNGFTDLPRVMQIDTLTYKFNDFIEINTGNKLRYDVISIEINTNGCFGDCPSYDLKINQDGQADFKGKSFMNFEGSSTKKIALSYFTELVKILEYIKVKELNNNYDVDWTDSQTTILKITFSDGSVKEIRDYGMQGTFGLRLIYSNLFKIASATNWE
- a CDS encoding DUF2007 domain-containing protein, coding for MIEIFKGSYMEAMNIKNLLENNGISVFTANEYMSNIQPWSVSAGGNGAAILKVLEENLAKSKKIIDACNEGEYDFNV